A single window of Candidatus Cloacimonadota bacterium DNA harbors:
- a CDS encoding 3-oxoacyl-ACP synthase, which produces FYNNMLSTGNTVSATIPIAIKDCLENKIIKEKDKVLLVGFGVGYSWGATIIEI; this is translated from the coding sequence ATTTTACAATAATATGCTTTCAACTGGGAACACAGTATCAGCGACTATTCCAATAGCAATTAAAGATTGTCTCGAAAATAAAATTATTAAAGAAAAAGATAAAGTATTACTAGTTGGATTTGGAGTGGGTTACTCTTGGGGTGCAACAATAATTGAAATCTAA